Proteins from a single region of Trichoderma asperellum chromosome 3, complete sequence:
- a CDS encoding uncharacterized protein (EggNog:ENOG41), translating to MNPSSTATQDHEHGSILDDVSSSHIYPTTPIPNGIFARPIESFASIPKEAPEQARNRMTYASFGREGITATASAYGHLLQITRYFGNKPSGFFCVDLPHISNPFYVKTRMENLQSSSKDFTKGMRLLFHDAKESKSWIPDGEIPAMSFIQDRWPSFITHTPIFDLKIQYYIFDNTVYQTYIFTLKDKLSLPQLVPVLAISVKLLLRNLNFMEDNDENKREGSHFNYGYREWNDGHSIMRKHEIRSSGQAGRDVVALSISPFLNGRRQKITLAEHGGVDGYCTIQPDAQALNDLKNDRKLEVTLAYTLELSSSNSLDDMLQPVYSAYYSSFQKIIGTPLATIPFTQDEHLNFTIRRNLEHILSVCCIPIRKLLRDVPPAHGSSANHIHTREVPPPLIALTCGDISGHRVEPSASL from the exons ATGAATCCAT CTTCCACAGCAACCCAAGACCATGAACACGGATCGATTCTCGACGATGTCTCATCATCCCATATTTATCCTACTACACCTATTCCTAATGGAATATTCGCACGCCCTATTGAATCATTTGCATCGATCCCTAAAGAAGCTCCTGAGCAAGCTCGTAATCGAATGACCTACGCTTCTTTTGGGCGTGAAGGCATCACAGCAACTGCAAGCGCATATGGTCATTTATTACAAATCACGCGCTATTTTGGGAATAAACCCTCCGGGTTCTTCTGTGTCGACCTTCCTCATATATCCAACCCTTTTTATGTTAAAACCCGCATGGAAAATTTGCAAAGCTCCTCCAAAGACTTTACTAAAGGGATgcgtcttctctttcatgATGCTAAGGAGAGTAAAAGTTGGATACCAGATGGTGAAATACCAGCCATGAGCTTTATCCAAGATCGTTGGCCGTCATTCATCACACACACCCCAATATTTGACCTTAAGATACAGTACTACATATTTGATAATACTGTGTATCAGACATATATATTTACGCTTAAAGATAAACTATCGCTCCCTCAGCTAGTCCCAGTATTAGCGATAAGCGTCAAGTTGCTTCTTCGAAATCTCAACTTCATGGAAGACAATGACGAAAACAAACGTGAAGGAAGTCATTTCAACTATGGTTACCGAGAGTGGAATGATGGCCATTCTATAATGAGAAAACACGAGATTCGTTCATCTGGACAGGCGGGCCGAGACGTTGTTGCTTTGTCTATATCGCCGTTCTTAAACGGACGCCGTCAAAAGATTACACTGGCTGAACATGGTGGAGTTGACGGATATTGCACGATACAACCAGATGCACAAGCATTAAATGACTTGAAAAATGACAGAAAGTTAGAGGTCACGCTAGCTTATACACTAGAGCTGTCTTCGTCAAACTCCTTGGACGACATGCTCCAGCCCGTTTATTCTGCATATTATTCTAGCTTTCAGAAAATTATTGGAACCCCACTTGCGACAATACCGTTTACTCAAGATGAGCATCTCAATTTTACTATAAGGCGAAACTTGGAGCATATTCTCTCGGTTTGCTGCATTCCTATCCGAAAACTTTTAAGAGATGTCCCCCCTGCCCATGGCAGTTCAGCAAACCACATCCATACTCGTGAAGTGCCGCCACCGCTAATTGCTTTAACGTGTGGAGATATTTCAGGTCATCGAGTTGAGCCCTCAGCGAGCTTGTGA
- a CDS encoding uncharacterized protein (EggNog:ENOG41~TransMembrane:4 (i703-723o735-756i777-794o800-817i)): MPQTFYTSDHAKFWWAIKSAEVILGSNSYLNPSSSMKIAKSEISYSSNDIQRSIHKNFIAENPDAASTLTTVSRSLSKNEYLLGIDDTVLFYTMDNGLFDKPKAIQDESDIWGSKIDAWENTVNYQALSTEVGHDAARSRPLQLALATIISANNKCIGSQSAEDTYKDAKSVLLSSTSPNGLFPGQLDKDYQPTLFDRQSARDLFWHTTFEIPYILWKYRAPVFTNKGVVTQSLKKSLHKIAQRMEKILDHQDAMARAPRSLVYESNIMEISDEWLYHEPSFFNGPHNLSDAAMRNFCKTHDALYGSVIQKAIENKLNDQDNISIPIDRTVEEGYIIDVPKKDQVEDATGRYWHLEFVQTKNVKHIIKRERTSTSAKKRFLYFRPLTLATALACYIASSEQEAISAYFDRHASYSRYFLGETTAALNKWVTELHLPFYRITKKNLSVPMHANLPNVITLPGEGSEENLHWISRTTMSFRVDGDIFDRFWTCHFIEYNQWKMNKEGGIASDIIKIANKKIGASQGGPWRQRKVLELVLLDMMLDEMLDAAKQILLDVQGRVEKHLKLATRQQDGDETALISAISDRFNLIDKLDNNTFQHLSHLWNDLRRILQVIKDELYENLKTIQLWTDRGKEQGRDKPRWTANDERKYRRAIFKLQESNGQKIHELYRFITTITYFDTALTKKIENVRNERDYRGNNDIRLFTYVTVVFVPLSFGTSLYSMSGSPSPQTIVHMVITAAVALLVTTFALVNANLLDKGLRPIFNGASRISESVAKPAYHGIFISVHWITKLLYDKLVDPVFYLLARYLFIPLFYKLKRSEFLLPEAIEDIVGLIKRLKPVAKAYKNWKQKEEAEAIESEMQNRVNIQELFRQSDSSMES; this comes from the exons ATGCCGCAGACATTTTATACCAGCGATCACGCCAAATTTTGGTGGGCTATCAAATCTGCGGAAGTCATACTCGGTTCGAACTCATACCTCAACCCCAGCTCATCAATGAAGATAGCAAAGAGCGAGATAAGCTACTCCTCTAATGATATTCAAAGAAGTATCCACAAGAATTTCATTGCTGAGAATCCGGACGCGGCAAGCACTTTAACTACGGTTTCCCGTAGTCTTTCTAAGAATGAATATCTGCTGGGGATTGATGACACTGTTCTCTTTTATACTATGGATAACGGGTTATTTGATAAACCCAAAGCTATTCAAGATGAATCTGATATTTGGGGAAGTAAAATCGATGCATGGGAGAATACAGTTAATTATCAAGCGTTGAGTACAGAAGTTGGTCACGATGCCGCCCGAAGCCGTCCACTTCAGCTGGCCTTAGCCACAATTATATCAGCAAATAATAAATGTATTGGTTCTCAGTCAGCAGAAGACACATATAAAGACGCAAAATCGGTACTTCTCTCCAGCACTTCGCCCAATGGGCTCTTTCCAGGCCAATTAGATAAGGACTACCAGCCCACTTTATTCGATCGCCAGTCTGCCCGAGACCTCTTTTGGCACACTACATTCGAAATTCCTTACATTTTATGGAAATACCGGGCACCGGTATTTACAAATAAGGGTGTGGTCACTCAATCATTAAAAAAATCATTGCATAAGATCGCCCAGCGGATGGAGAAAATACTCGACCATCAGGATGCAATGGCAAGAGCACCGAGGTCGCTAGTCTATGAG AGTAACATAATGGAAATCTCAGATGAATGGCTATATCACGAGCCAAGCTTCTTCAACGGCCCTCACAATTTATCAGATGCAGCCATGAGAAATTTCTGTAAAACTCATGATGCACTCTACGGATCAGTAATACAGAAAGCAATTGAAAATAAACTGAACGACCAAGATAACATAAGCATTCCGATAGACAGGACTGTTGAAGAAGGATATATTATTGATGTGCCAAAGAAAGACCAGGTCGAAGACGCGACAGGTAGATATTGGCATCTTGAGTTCGTCCAAACAAAAAATGTCAAACACATTATTAAGAGAGAACGAACCTCGACAAGCGCAAAGAAgagatttttatattttcgCCCTCTCACACTTGCTACCGCATTGGCTTGCTACATTGCATCTTCTGAGCAAGAAGCTATTTCTGCTTACTTTGATCGACACGCATCATACAGTCGATATTTCTTGGGAGAAACAACGGCAGCGCTCAACAAATGGGTGACTGAGCTGCATCTTCCTTTCTATCGGATTacgaaaaaaaatctttccGTTCCCATGCATGCTAATCTCCCTAATGTAATCACACTCCCCGGTGAAGGAAGCGAGGAGAATTTGCATTGGATTAGTCGAACTACAATGAGTTTTCGAGTCGATGGAGATATTTTTGACCGTTTCTGGACATGTCATTTCATTGAATATAATCAATGGAAGATGAACAAGGAAGGAGGGATTGCATCTGACATCATTAAGATtgcaaataaaaagattGGTGCGTCACAGGGGGGTCCATGGAGACAGCGAAAGGTCTTAGAGCTTGTCTTACTTGATATGATGCTGGACGAGATGCTAGACGCTGCAAAACAAATCCTTCTTGATGTTCAAGGGAGGGTTGAAAAACATTTGAAACTCGCCACTCGTCAAcaggatggagatgagacCGCGCTTATATCCGCAATTTCAGATCGTTTTAATCTCATTGATAAACTCGATAACAACACATTCCAGCACTTAAGCCATCTATGGAATGATCTACGGCGAATACTTCAAGTCATCAAAGACGAACTTTATGAAAATTTGAAGACAATTCAGCTGTGGACGGATCGAGGCAAAGAGCAAGGACGAGATAAACCACGATGGACAGCCAATGATGAGCGAAAATACCGAAGAGCTATATTCAAGCTGCAGGAATCAAACGGCCAAAAAATTCATGAACTATACCGTTTTATCACTACTATCACGTATTTTGACACGGCCCTCacaaagaaaatagagaATGTGCGCAATGAACGTGACTACCGTGGCAACAATGATATTCGCCTTTTCACGTACGTTACAGTCGTTTTCGTCCCACTCAGTTTCGGTACCAGCTTGTATAGCATGAGCGGATCGCCTTCACCACAAACGATTGTACACATGGTTATAACTGCAGCCGTTGCCCTGTTGGTTACTACCTTTGCTTTGGTTAACGCCAATCTGTTGGACAAAGGCTTGAGGCCTATTTTCAATGGAGCTAGTCGTATATCTGAGTCGGTTGCTAAACCAGCATATCATGGGATTTTCATATCAGTGCATTGGATAACTAAACTATTATATGACAAATTAGTCGACCCAGTCTTCTACCTCCTAGCGCGCTATTTGTTCATTCCactcttttataaattaaagcgtTCTGAATTTCTTCTCCCCGAAGCTATCGAAGACATTGTTGGCTTGATTAAAAGATTGAAACCAGTTGCCAAGGCATATAAAAACTGGAAACAGAAAGAGGAAGCCGAAGCAATCGAATCAGAAATGCAAAATAGAGTAAATATTCAAGAGCTCTTTAGACAATCGGACTCCTCTATGGAAAGCTGA